Part of the Sulfurovum sp. TSL6 genome, TACCTGAAGCATGTAAGTCTACTTTTGTACATACTCTAGGCGGTCATATATACCCAATGTCTATCGATGAGGATATCACTACCTATGGTGAACTGGAAGTTTTGGCCTTCATCAAACAGATGCAAACAGATGATTCCATGATACTTATAGACGTATGCAGAGAAGAGTTCTATACGTACCGTACCATACCTGGAGCTGTCAATATGCCTTTTAACCATTTTAAAGAACGTACAAGTTTTGTGTTTGAGTTTGAACAGCATATGAAGGATCTTGGAGTTTCTATTGATGAAGAAGATGATAGTTTGGACTTTACACACGCTAAAACAATTACCCTGTTCTGTAATGGACCCTGGTGCAGTCTATCTGTAACGGCGATTTTGGCTTTACTTGACATAGGATATCCTGCTGAGAAGATTAACTGGTACCGTGGAGGTATGCAGGAATGGCTGGCCGCAGGTCTGACTTCTACAAGAAAATGATTTAAAAAAGTCTACTTTTACATTTTACTACACACATATTCTACACACAAATGGTATGGTCATGTACAAAGGATGCAATATGTTTTATAAAATGACAATGATCTCATTACTTTTAACTTCTTTGACAGCGTTTGCAAGGACTGGGTTTGAATATGAGGGAATACCCGTAAAAACAGTAGATACAAAGGGTAAGATAAAACAGATTGTTGTAAAACGTGATATTCCAGAAGAGTGTTTAAAAATACCTATCAATAATATGATGGTATGGAGCGAAAACTATGCTAGTGCAAAAGTACCTGAAATATGTAAGTCAACCTATGTACATACCACAGGTAAGCTTCTTCCTATGAAGCTTCATGAAGATATCGATACCTATGGAGAACTTGAAGTTTTAGCCTTCATCAAACAGATGCAAACAGATGATTCTATGATGCTTATAGATGGCCGTAAAGAGGAATGGTATGCCTATCGTACGATTCCCGGTGCCGTGAATATACCTTTTCATCATCTCAAAGAACGAAAAAGTTTTGAATTCGAATTTGAACATGAAATAGAGACATTGGGTGTAAAGATAAATGAAGATGATACATTTGATTTCTCACAAGTAAAAACCATTGTCGTTTTTTGTAATGGTCCATGGTGTAGTCAATCAGTAGCCATGATAGAAGCATTACTGGAGATCGGCTACCCTGCAGAGAAGATCAGCTGGTATCGTGGAGGTATGCAGACCTGGTTGGCTGCGGGGATGACGTGTTCAAGAAAATAACGGTCTATTTGGCAAATACTCTTTTAGATATTTGATGTAAAGGAGCGTAGAAACGTTTACTGAAAATGTGAGATGCCACCAAGAAATATCTAGTACAGGGAGTTAAAGAAAGAACATCCCTACCATAAGAAGTATAAAGGGTACAAACGCCAGAAGATATATCTTCTTTTGTGTTTTTGCTGCTTTGTACGCACCCCAAAAGAACAAGATGACACTTACAGTAAAAATCGTTAAGATCACTGCATTGCTCATCTTACTTCTTTCCCAACTCTTCTTTCCCTAATTTATCAACCATCTTGATACTGTCTAAAGCATTATTGAGTATCTTTTTAGTTGAAGTAAGCGGTTTCATATGAAGATTGGTTTGCTTCTTATCAAGACTTTCATCCATCAGAACAGTCATAACTTCTGCTTCAAGCTCTTTGATGATCTCATTTATTTTATTTTCTATAAATTCTATATTCATATTATTTAGTATATTCCTATTTTGCTTTAGGTCTAAAGATTTTTATAACTTCTTCATTCGCTTCCATAAAAGACCCACCTATTAAGTCTATACAGTATGGAACGGCAGGAAATACAGCATCCAAACATTCACGAATAGATTTTGGTTTTCCTGGCAGATTGATGATCAGTGAACCGTTGCAGATACCTGCTGTCTGACGTGAAAGTATGGCAGTTGGTACATACTGCAAACTCACTGCTCTCATTTGTTCTCCAAAACCCGGAAGAAGCTTTTGGCACACATTTTCTGTTGCTTCAGTCGTTACATCTCTGGGTGCTGGACCCGTACCTCCAGTGGTAACTATAAGGTCACATTTTTCATCACGTGAAAGCTTTATCAGTGTTGTTTCAATCAGGCTCTGTTCATCCGGGATACATCTGTACTCGTATTCACATTCATTGCGCAGGTACTCTTTCATAGTATCCATGATGGCTACACCTGAGATATCTTCATAGATACCCTGTGAAGCTCTATCACTTGTGGTGACAACACCTATTTTTATCTTATCCATATACTATCCTCATTATTTTTTACTGCAGATTATAGCAAAAATCTATTCAAGTCAATTTAGTGTTCTGACACTTCCTACTACTCAATTTTCATTAAGAGCTTGTCCAGACATGAGGTACTTAAAAGTCGTTTTAAATATCCCAGAAGGTATGTCGCTTTCGTAATATAATAACGGGGTTTTGGCTGATCAGCCAATATAATTTTATGGACAACGGCTGCAACAGCATCTGCACCCTCTTTGAACGGTACTTTCTTTTGTGTTCTCTCTTTGAGACTGCGAAGGTATTTCTCTTTAAAGATGGAATGTTCTATATCAACATTCTCTTCAAGTTTTTCTACGGCTGTTTGTCTAAAATTACTTATGATGGGTCCGGTATTGAGAAGTACAGGATAAATGTCCGTATCTTTAAGTTCCAATCTAAGCGTATCTGTCAGCCCTTCTATGGCATATTTGCTTGCATTGTAGGCACCTCGCCCAAAAAGAGAGATAATACCCAGTACAGAACTGTGCTGAATGATCTTCCCCTGTCCCTGCTCTCTCATAACAGGTATGATCTGTCTTGTACATTCATGTAGTCCAAATACATTGGTTTCAAACTGTTCACGCAGGATAGGTGTGCTAATGTCTTCCACCGCACCAGGCTGTCCGTAGCCAGCGTTGTTGAACCATACATCTATATGTCCGTCAAGTGCTAAGACATTCTCTATCACCATTGTGATCATCTCTGGTTTGGTCACATCCAGCAGCATGGCATGTTCAAACCCCAGATCTTTTAGCATCTCTACATCTTTTGGGTCTCTTGCAGTAGGATAGACTTTAATAAATTTATCTTTAAGATACTTTGCAGTTTCAAGTCCAATGCCTGTACTGCATCCTGTGATGATGATATTGGTCACTATTTTATCCTTCTATATACTTTTTGAGTATTTCCGTATTGACATTTTTACCTCGTATGTGCTCTTTGGCAAACTCTACGATCATTCCGTGAAAACGTGCATAAAGCGTATGAAGTGTTATTTCTGTATCATACATTTGGGGTATTTTATCAAAGTTTACTACGATCCCTTCTTGCATCCATTCCTGTATCTGCATATAGCTCTCAAAACTGTAGCCGAATGCCTCAAGTAGTCTTGCTGTATAACTATCGACCACCAAGACTTCACGTCCGCAACCATAACAAAGGATGGAATCCGCACTCTCCATCCCTATCCCTTTTTGTGCAAGCAGCCACTTCCGGGTGACTTCATTTTGAAATCTTTCAAAGGTATGGAACTCATTGAGTATCTGTTGACAAAGCACCTGAAGCCTCTTTGCTTTGGTATTGTAAAAACCACTGGGTTTGATGCATGTAGCGATCTCTCCCACATCAGCCCTGCTTAGCGCCTCCAGTGATAACAGTCCATGCTCTTTTAAATTTACCAGTGACGCTTCTACTTTCTCCCATTTTGTCTGCTGTGTCAGGATCGCACCGATGATGACTTCAAATGTGCCACTGTGAGGCCACCAGAGTGGATCTCTAGTTGTTTTGAGGTAGCCCATATTTTTAAGTGCACACCAAAGATCGTAACTACTTTGCAAAGAAAGCCTTTACTTGTCTGTAGAGTATTGCGACAGATACTCTTTCAGGATATCGCTATGGTCAAAGACCAACTGATCCATCGGTATCTCTTCCAGTGCGTAGAGCTTTGCCTCCTTCGCATCATCTCCGCCTTGGGGTTGACCTTTGGCTTTTGCTATAAAAACAACACTTGCTGTATGAAATCTGGGATCACGCTTAGGGTCAGAATAGACACCCAGCAGTTTGCTGATCTCTACTTCCAAGTTCGTCTCTTCCTGCATCTCCCGTATTAGAGCATCTTCTACACGTTCCCCCACATCCACAAATCCACCAGGAAGTGCCAAGCCTTTAGGATCATTCTTGCGCTCGATGAGTACGATACCCTTAAAGGTATCTCCCTCATATAACTCTATAATACCATCCGTAGTAAGATAAGGTGTCCGGGGTGTAAAAGGCATGGAGGGTCTCCTTTGTATGTATAGAGGTCAAAACTTTATAAAGCACTATTCTCTTCCATACGGTATGTGGGAATGTATAGAACAATTTTAACTAAAAGTATCTATAAATTCACTATTCTCCTGTACAGAAAAAAGATGAAGTCAGGCAATACTCTATAGTTTTACCGTTGGTTTGTCTTCTTTGCCAACAAACTCAGTGGGGACTTGAAATTATGTTATAATTTATTGATCTTTTAGTAAAGCAAGGTAGGTGAAAATGAGACTACGTATCAACACTGAAGACATCATTCAAATAGCCATAGGTGCATTTGCTCTTGCAGTTCCGATCTCTTTTACAGAAGAGGCATGGAAAATGAGTATCACTTTACCCTTTTATAATCTCTTATTGGTTTTTGTACTCTCTGTGACCTTTTTAGGCATTTATGCCTACTATAGTGTCTTCCAAAAGCAGGTATCAAAACGCTACGATATATTCATATTACGTATTTTTATTGCTTATTTCATCTCTGCTTTGGTAGTGGCTTTAGTATTACTGGCTTTAAATAAGTTACCTATTATAGACGAACCTATTATCGCTTTAAAAAGATTGATATTGATTGCCATGCCTGCATCAATGGGGGCCATTGTGGTAGACAGCTTCAACAAAGAATGATCTGAAATAGCCAGTATGCTATAATGGTTATAGTTTGATGATGTAATGAAGGGGCATTGTAGTGTAGATGAATTAAGTCTAAGAAAGGTCAAAAGCAAATATGGAACTAGATCTCAACATAGCAAAATCCATACTTCTTAGCGTACTCCTAGGCTTCTCAATTGGTCTGCAAAGAGAAATAAGTTTCGCTCTTAGAGAAGAAAATATTACATTTACCGGAGCAAGAAGCTTTGCTATCATCTCTTTGCTTGGGGTGTTAGCTGCATATTTCAAAGCAAACTTTATTTGGATCACTATAGTGATCACTTTCATATTCGGTGCACTGCTTATCAGTTCTTTTATCATTCGTGTACTGCGTCATGAAAAGAGTGGTAGTACTACAGAATTTGCAGCTATAGCTGCATTTTTGATCGGTATGATCGTTTATGATGGGTTATACTTATTTGCTACATTTACCACAGTTATAGTTATCTTTATTTTGGATATACGTAGTAATATATTACAGCTTGCAGATAAGACCACAAATAAAGATCTGCATTCTATGGTGTTATTTTTGTTGATTACTTTTATTATCCTCCCTATTTTACCTAACCATACAATTGATCCCTATCAGATTATAAATCCGTATTTTATCTGGATGATGGTTGTCCTTATATCCGGTCTTTCTTTCGCTGGTTATATAGCAGCCCGTCTCATAGGTGTTTCCAGAGGTATTATGGTAGCTGGTTTTTTTGGAGGATTTTTATCTTCAACCGCTACAACGATCACTTTTTCAAAAAAGGTTGATGAACAAAATAAGACAACCCGTCATTTAGCTTCAGCTATTGCACTTGCCTGTACAACCATGTATATCAGAATCATTATCGTATCGGCATTCATAGATATAGGTATTGCCTTGAAACTTCTTCCAGCTTATCTTTTGGCTACGATTACTGGATATATGTGTGTTTACTATTTGTACAAACATTCAGAGAAATGCTCAATAGATGTAGATTTTATGTATCAAAACCCTCTGGATCTGAAAGAGGCATTGAAATTTGGTTTACTGTTTGGTATCGTATTTGGTGTTACGACATTGCTTAAGGATTGGACTGGAGCTCTAGGAGTCTATATCTCTTCATTGCTATCAGGAGTCAGTGATGTTGATGCGATCACCCTTTCACTTAGTACACTTTATAGAGAAGGAAACCTTATGTTGTATACTGCACTTATTGGAATCGTTATAGCAACATTCTCTAACTCTTTGACGAAACTTGCTATCGCATATACAACTGGGAATAAAGTATTGGGGAACTATTTGTCCATTGCCCTTGGTATCCCTTTGACAACGATTATTATTGTGCTGAGTATTCAGGAGCTTCTATTATGAAAAAAAAGAGCGAGATGTTTGATTTTTCAATACTGCCATTGCGGGCAACGATTGTAATGACATCTAATGTGTTGCTTCTTGCACTCTTATTTCCATTGGTCACCTTAGCAAAGGTAACCAGTGTCATCATTCTTTTTGTACTTGCTTTGGGTTTTAAGAGATTTCAGGGATCGGTACTTTCAATATGACAGAATATATACTACTTACTTTTGCACTTGTCAGTTTTTTTGGTATCTTGAGTCAGTGGCTCTCCTGGTACATTAAACTGCCATCGATCATTTTTCTGCTTCTGTTTGGCATAGTGGCCGGACCAGTGACAGGACTGTTTGATCCGGATGCACTGATGGATGAGCTTCTTTTCCCTTTTGTCTCCATGGGTGTTGCTATTATCCTCTTTGAAGGGGGATTAACGCTTCGATTTCATGAGATCAAAGGTTTGACCAAACCACTCTATATCCTTCTTACACTCGGTTTGGGATTGACATGGATGATAGTTGCTGTCTCAACACATCTATTGATTGGATTGTCCTGGGAACTTTCCATACTTTTCGGTGCACTGATGACTGTAACCGGACCAACGGTCATTAAGCCATTACTGAAAACAGTACGTCCTCATACTGATATTGCAAACATCCTCCATTGGGAAGGAATCATATTGGATGTCGCAGGGGCTATACTTATAGTCCTTGTCTATAAAACCATTACCCTGCAGCACCTTGGAGGAATGATCCCTCTTTCTCTGGCTTCCATCGTTGCCACAGGAATCATAAGTGGTGCAGCGGGTGCTTTCTTTCTTGCATTTTTATTGCGTCGATACTTTCTCCCCCATTATTTGCACCATGTGTTTAGTTTGACACTGGTATTGGTCATATTTGCACTCTCAAATGCCATCGCTCATGAGTCAGGGTTGCTGGCAGTGACTCTTATGGGTATGATGCTGGCAAATATGAAAAGTATAAATACAGAGGATATACTCTTCTTTAAAGAGAGTTTGAGCCTGTTGCTGATCTCTATACTTTTTATCATCCTCTCGGCTCGTCTGGACCTTTCAGCTCTGTTTGACATAGGCTGGTCTGCACTGGGGCTATTGGGCATTATCCTCTTTATTGCGCGTCCCCTTTCTGTGATGTCATCAACACTCTTTTCAGACCTCACATTGCGTGCCCGGATCTTTTTGAGCTGGATCGCTCCGCGCGGTATCATCGCTGCTGCCATTTCGGCACTCTTTGCTATACGTCTGGAGGAGTTTGGGTACACGGAGGCTGGGCTTCTTGTACCTCTTACATTTATGGTCATTATCGGTACTATTCTGATACAGGGCTTGAGTGCAAGTTCATTAGCCAAATGGCTTGATCTTAGAGAAGCCGAGACCACCGGTATGCTTATCCTTGGTGCCAATCGTGTCTCTCGTGAAATCGCCAAGTCACTGAAACAACAAGGTTTTACAGTCAGATTGGCTGATACGGATTGGGAAAACATTCATAAGGCCAGAATGGAGGGACTTGATACGTATTATGGACGAGCCGTCTCTGATCATGCAGACCGACACATGGAACTGACCGGTATAGGAAGACTGTTAGCTATCAGCCCTCATGCTACATTAAATGCTCTGGCATCTACACGTTTCAAATCTGAGTTTGGTTCCGAAAATATCTATTATCTTCAGAACACTGAGGGGAAGAAGCTCGAAAAGAGCAAGGCGTCACACTCTACTATCGTTGGCCGTCAACTATTCACTGATGATATGACATTTTCAAAACTATCCTCCCTGATGCATGGTCCTGGAGAGATCAAGACAACGACCTTGTCAGAGAAGTTCACTATGGAAGCCTATAAAGAGGCACATAACAATAAGGTAATACCGTTATACTTAATAGATACAGATGGCAAATTGTATTTTTTTACCATAGATGATGAACTGAAGCCAAAAGAAGGATGGAGGATCACAAGTTTGATATATGAGAATAAGGAGATACAATGAATCACTTGACCCATACCGGAACGATGCTCTTCATACGTTTCGGTTTTATGTTGATCGAAAGGAGAAGTAATGCCTTATGACACACTGGATGAACTTCCTGACTCAGTAAAAGAGAACCTCCCAAATCATGCACAGGTCATCTATAAAGAAGCTTTTAACAGTGCATGGGATAGCTATGCAGACCCTGAAGAGAGGCACGGTGATGCCAGCCGAGAAGAAACAGCGCACAAAGTAGCCTGGGCAGCAGTAAAGCACAGTTATGAAAAAAAAGACGGAAAGTGGATAGAAAAGTAGCGTATTCTATAGGATAGTTTGTGATAGGAGATAAATGATGAAAAGAGAGATCCCCAATAAATTTCAGCAAGGGTTTATACTGTTACTGCTTTTTACTGTTTTGATGGGTTTCATTGGAATGATCCATGAATTTTTGATCGCGCTTGTGCTCGCTGCGATCTTTGCAGGGTTGCTTTATCCGGTCTACCGTAAAATCCTTTACACTCTGAAGAACAGAGCTGCATTGGCAGCGGGCAGCACACTGATCCTTACAGTCTTTCTTTTCGGTTTACCGTTGGCAGGCCTTACCGGTATGGTCACAGGTGAAGCGATACAGATCAGTAAAAAGGCACGTCCTATAGTAAAAAAAGCCTTGGATAATAATCTCACTTTGAGCGAACAATTACCTGACTGGCTGCCTTTGAAAGAAAAACTTGAACCTTTTCATGAGACTATTGTCCAGAAAGTCTCCGAAGCAACCAGTGCGATGGGAAGTTGGCTGGTTTCAAGTTTATCCAGTGCTACAAAAGGAACCTTTGGCTTTTTAATGAGTCTGTTCATAATGTTTTATGCAATGTTTTATTTTTTGATACATGGGCCAAAACTATTAGCTTCGCTGGCCTCTTTACTGCCGCTTTCTGAAGAGGACAGGACTGAAGTGATGAGCCGCGGGTTGACAGTGACCAGAGCATCCCTTAAAGGCATCATCATTGTAGGGATCATTCAGGGTATACTCGTTGGATTGGCTTTTTGGGTGACAGGGATCGAAGGTGCGGCATTTTGGGGAAGTGTTGTGTTCGTCCTTTCTGCAATCCCTGGAGTCGGGGCCCCGTTTATCTGGTTACCGGCAGCTGCTTATTTACTCTTTACAGGCAGTACCGGATGGGGTATAGCTCTTGTTATATGGGGTGTATTGGTTGTAGGATTGGTTGACAATTTCTTACGCCCATGGATCGTTGGGAATGATTCAAAATTGCCCGACCTGGTGATACTTATTTCGATTCTGGGAGGTATTATCTCCTTTGGTCCTTTAGGTATCATTCTAGGTCCGGTAATAGCTGCCCTTTTAGATACGGTTTTAACTATTTATAAAAAAACGTTTCAAAATGTGTTACCAGAATCATGAATAAGGCTATGAAATGATGATGAAGCGATTTAGTATACAACTGTTACTCATAACCCTGTTACCAATTTTACTCTTTGCAAAGAGCGAAAATATAAAAAAGGATAGTGATATGCAAAAAGATAAAAAAACTGTCTCCCTGGTCCTTGGAAGCGGTGGAGCCAGAGGATATGCACACATTGGTGTGATTGAGATCCTTGAAGACCAAGGCTATGAGATCAGATCTATTTCCGGGTCCTCCATAGGTGCATTGATAGGAGGGCTTTATGCGGCAGGAAAACTTGAAGCGTATAAAGAGTGGGTCCTCTCTTTGGATTTTATAGATACACTCAAACTGCTTGATATCTCACTTTCGCATGGTGGCATAGTGAATATCAATACTGTATATAAAAAAATAGAAGAGATGATAGGTGACATTAAAATCGAAGATCTGCCTATAAAGTATATCGCTGTAGCTTCAGACATCAAGCATCATCAAAAGATCGTGTTCAAAGAAGGTAAACTCATCGATGCAATCAGAGCCTCCATTGCCATACCAACCATTTTTACGCCAGTCGTTAAAAACGATATGATACTTGTAGATGGAGGTGTGATCGATCCTTTACCTATAGCTTCTGTATCGTCAGAAGATACAGATATGATCATTGCGGTGAATCTTAATGCGAATGTACCCAATACCTATAAAATAGATAGGCCAGAAAAAGAAGAGAACAAATTGTATACAAAGACTATGCAGCTGGTAGATAAAGCCAAGCAAGTGATAGGTACAGGCACCTCTACAGAAAAGCCGCCGATAGACATTTTTTATATACTTAATAAGAGTTTGGATACCACACAAAGTCTCATAGTGGAAAACATACTTAAGGAGTATCAACCCGATGTAATGATAGAGATCCCTAAAGATGCCTGTGAAACCTATGAGTATGACAAAGCCTATGAGATGATAGAGATAGGTAAAAGGGCCACACAAAAAAGTTTAAAAACTTTGAAATGAATGTGTTTATTATGGAAAGGCTAGACTTCATTATTGATCTATAGTATTTAGCTTTGCAATAGATGCCCTACAGACTTCATGAAGTATGTCGTAGTCATAGGTTTGAAAAAATCAAATGCTTTTTGTGCATCTATGATCTTGTCATCTTCTCCCAAGAAGACTTCAATAATCGTACCTCTATCCAGTATTTCTTGTATCTTCTTCTGATCCCACGTGTAACTAAGCAGCGCTTCAAGCTCTTCTTTTGTACCCACCTCCAAATAGTTCGAAAGATCTATGTTTGAAGGGTACGCTGCATTGGCTAGGAACTGTTTGACGTAGGCTTCCTGCCCTGCTTCAAAGTAACGTAACTGGGTACGGATAAAACTTGGTTTTTCTGTTTGAAAAAAGGCCGGAGAGAGAAGTATGAGTCTGTCAATACGGACTTTAGACTGATATACATATTCAAATGCCTGCTGTGCCCCATAAGAAAAACCTGCAACACAGTAGTCACTATTTAGAAGATACGGCGCAAACAGTTCCTTTTCGCCCTGCAGGGAAAATCCATTAAAGTATTTCATGTTTAAAAGATCTTTCGTAAAATGACTCTACACTCTTCAGCTGTAATGTTCTCATGTGCTAAGAGATAGCTCGAAGTCTCACTTAATGCTTTGTCCAATGTTGTTAGGAGGTTTGTGACTTCTGAGACTGATTCCCGTAAAAGTTCTTCTTCTTGTTGAGGCGTTACGATGAAGTTTTCGCTCA contains:
- a CDS encoding AI-2E family transporter, with translation MMKREIPNKFQQGFILLLLFTVLMGFIGMIHEFLIALVLAAIFAGLLYPVYRKILYTLKNRAALAAGSTLILTVFLFGLPLAGLTGMVTGEAIQISKKARPIVKKALDNNLTLSEQLPDWLPLKEKLEPFHETIVQKVSEATSAMGSWLVSSLSSATKGTFGFLMSLFIMFYAMFYFLIHGPKLLASLASLLPLSEEDRTEVMSRGLTVTRASLKGIIIVGIIQGILVGLAFWVTGIEGAAFWGSVVFVLSAIPGVGAPFIWLPAAAYLLFTGSTGWGIALVIWGVLVVGLVDNFLRPWIVGNDSKLPDLVILISILGGIISFGPLGIILGPVIAALLDTVLTIYKKTFQNVLPES
- a CDS encoding rhodanese-like domain-containing protein → MFYKMTMISLLLTSLTAFARTGFEYEGIPVKTVDTKGKIKQIVVKRDIPEECLKIPINNMMVWSENYASAKVPEICKSTYVHTTGKLLPMKLHEDIDTYGELEVLAFIKQMQTDDSMMLIDGRKEEWYAYRTIPGAVNIPFHHLKERKSFEFEFEHEIETLGVKINEDDTFDFSQVKTIVVFCNGPWCSQSVAMIEALLEIGYPAEKISWYRGGMQTWLAAGMTCSRK
- the bioV gene encoding pimelyl-ACP methyl ester esterase BioV, whose amino-acid sequence is MKYFNGFSLQGEKELFAPYLLNSDYCVAGFSYGAQQAFEYVYQSKVRIDRLILLSPAFFQTEKPSFIRTQLRYFEAGQEAYVKQFLANAAYPSNIDLSNYLEVGTKEELEALLSYTWDQKKIQEILDRGTIIEVFLGEDDKIIDAQKAFDFFKPMTTTYFMKSVGHLLQS
- the mog gene encoding molybdopterin adenylyltransferase — protein: MDKIKIGVVTTSDRASQGIYEDISGVAIMDTMKEYLRNECEYEYRCIPDEQSLIETTLIKLSRDEKCDLIVTTGGTGPAPRDVTTEATENVCQKLLPGFGEQMRAVSLQYVPTAILSRQTAGICNGSLIINLPGKPKSIRECLDAVFPAVPYCIDLIGGSFMEANEEVIKIFRPKAK
- a CDS encoding NUDIX hydrolase, whose protein sequence is MPFTPRTPYLTTDGIIELYEGDTFKGIVLIERKNDPKGLALPGGFVDVGERVEDALIREMQEETNLEVEISKLLGVYSDPKRDPRFHTASVVFIAKAKGQPQGGDDAKEAKLYALEEIPMDQLVFDHSDILKEYLSQYSTDK
- a CDS encoding rhodanese-like domain-containing protein translates to MFYKYYMTVLLFSSLLLAQKIGFEYEGIPVETIDAKGNSVYTIVKRDIPNVCENIPVTNLMLWTGNYAHSKVPEACKSTFVHTLGGHIYPMSIDEDITTYGELEVLAFIKQMQTDDSMILIDVCREEFYTYRTIPGAVNMPFNHFKERTSFVFEFEQHMKDLGVSIDEEDDSLDFTHAKTITLFCNGPWCSLSVTAILALLDIGYPAEKINWYRGGMQEWLAAGLTSTRK
- a CDS encoding ChaB family protein, translated to MPYDTLDELPDSVKENLPNHAQVIYKEAFNSAWDSYADPEERHGDASREETAHKVAWAAVKHSYEKKDGKWIEK
- a CDS encoding SDR family NAD(P)-dependent oxidoreductase — encoded protein: MTNIIITGCSTGIGLETAKYLKDKFIKVYPTARDPKDVEMLKDLGFEHAMLLDVTKPEMITMVIENVLALDGHIDVWFNNAGYGQPGAVEDISTPILREQFETNVFGLHECTRQIIPVMREQGQGKIIQHSSVLGIISLFGRGAYNASKYAIEGLTDTLRLELKDTDIYPVLLNTGPIISNFRQTAVEKLEENVDIEHSIFKEKYLRSLKERTQKKVPFKEGADAVAAVVHKIILADQPKPRYYITKATYLLGYLKRLLSTSCLDKLLMKIE
- a CDS encoding DUF2391 family protein is translated as MRLRINTEDIIQIAIGAFALAVPISFTEEAWKMSITLPFYNLLLVFVLSVTFLGIYAYYSVFQKQVSKRYDIFILRIFIAYFISALVVALVLLALNKLPIIDEPIIALKRLILIAMPASMGAIVVDSFNKE
- a CDS encoding MgtC/SapB family protein; the encoded protein is MELDLNIAKSILLSVLLGFSIGLQREISFALREENITFTGARSFAIISLLGVLAAYFKANFIWITIVITFIFGALLISSFIIRVLRHEKSGSTTEFAAIAAFLIGMIVYDGLYLFATFTTVIVIFILDIRSNILQLADKTTNKDLHSMVLFLLITFIILPILPNHTIDPYQIINPYFIWMMVVLISGLSFAGYIAARLIGVSRGIMVAGFFGGFLSSTATTITFSKKVDEQNKTTRHLASAIALACTTMYIRIIIVSAFIDIGIALKLLPAYLLATITGYMCVYYLYKHSEKCSIDVDFMYQNPLDLKEALKFGLLFGIVFGVTTLLKDWTGALGVYISSLLSGVSDVDAITLSLSTLYREGNLMLYTALIGIVIATFSNSLTKLAIAYTTGNKVLGNYLSIALGIPLTTIIIVLSIQELLL
- a CDS encoding sodium:proton antiporter, translating into MTEYILLTFALVSFFGILSQWLSWYIKLPSIIFLLLFGIVAGPVTGLFDPDALMDELLFPFVSMGVAIILFEGGLTLRFHEIKGLTKPLYILLTLGLGLTWMIVAVSTHLLIGLSWELSILFGALMTVTGPTVIKPLLKTVRPHTDIANILHWEGIILDVAGAILIVLVYKTITLQHLGGMIPLSLASIVATGIISGAAGAFFLAFLLRRYFLPHYLHHVFSLTLVLVIFALSNAIAHESGLLAVTLMGMMLANMKSINTEDILFFKESLSLLLISILFIILSARLDLSALFDIGWSALGLLGIILFIARPLSVMSSTLFSDLTLRARIFLSWIAPRGIIAAAISALFAIRLEEFGYTEAGLLVPLTFMVIIGTILIQGLSASSLAKWLDLREAETTGMLILGANRVSREIAKSLKQQGFTVRLADTDWENIHKARMEGLDTYYGRAVSDHADRHMELTGIGRLLAISPHATLNALASTRFKSEFGSENIYYLQNTEGKKLEKSKASHSTIVGRQLFTDDMTFSKLSSLMHGPGEIKTTTLSEKFTMEAYKEAHNNKVIPLYLIDTDGKLYFFTIDDELKPKEGWRITSLIYENKEIQ
- a CDS encoding 3-methyladenine DNA glycosylase, with translation MQSSYDLWCALKNMGYLKTTRDPLWWPHSGTFEVIIGAILTQQTKWEKVEASLVNLKEHGLLSLEALSRADVGEIATCIKPSGFYNTKAKRLQVLCQQILNEFHTFERFQNEVTRKWLLAQKGIGMESADSILCYGCGREVLVVDSYTARLLEAFGYSFESYMQIQEWMQEGIVVNFDKIPQMYDTEITLHTLYARFHGMIVEFAKEHIRGKNVNTEILKKYIEG
- a CDS encoding patatin-like phospholipase family protein, whose amino-acid sequence is MQKDKKTVSLVLGSGGARGYAHIGVIEILEDQGYEIRSISGSSIGALIGGLYAAGKLEAYKEWVLSLDFIDTLKLLDISLSHGGIVNINTVYKKIEEMIGDIKIEDLPIKYIAVASDIKHHQKIVFKEGKLIDAIRASIAIPTIFTPVVKNDMILVDGGVIDPLPIASVSSEDTDMIIAVNLNANVPNTYKIDRPEKEENKLYTKTMQLVDKAKQVIGTGTSTEKPPIDIFYILNKSLDTTQSLIVENILKEYQPDVMIEIPKDACETYEYDKAYEMIEIGKRATQKSLKTLK